In Alteribacter lacisalsi, a genomic segment contains:
- a CDS encoding TVP38/TMEM64 family protein — translation MKKWIAFALLLTALALLWQTDFVTAARNSNTEFFTDTLFEQWGPFLLAVTIPLMIVQNIFTLFPVLLVIVVHNLAFGFFWGSIFSLAGTVAGALACFYIVRYFNVGWVRKVQEKNEEKFEKYYRWIKKYGVMMIIVLRSVPVFPSNIISAAAAFTPIGSRSYFWSCVFGNTSMVWLLSLLSAPVWAGDAEGSFVSWLLAGYLAYCAMLLLFFVQQEVSSRRIRTVRKQRIS, via the coding sequence ATGAAAAAATGGATCGCTTTTGCGCTGCTTCTGACTGCTCTTGCCCTGTTGTGGCAAACCGATTTTGTCACTGCAGCAAGAAACAGCAATACAGAATTCTTTACAGATACGCTGTTTGAACAGTGGGGCCCTTTTCTTCTTGCAGTGACAATACCGCTTATGATTGTTCAGAATATTTTTACTCTTTTTCCGGTACTTCTTGTAATCGTGGTGCATAATCTTGCGTTCGGTTTTTTCTGGGGAAGTATTTTCAGTCTGGCTGGCACTGTGGCCGGGGCATTAGCGTGCTTTTATATCGTCCGCTATTTCAATGTAGGATGGGTACGGAAAGTGCAGGAGAAAAATGAGGAGAAATTCGAAAAATACTACCGCTGGATAAAAAAATACGGCGTCATGATGATCATTGTGCTCAGAAGTGTTCCTGTGTTTCCGAGTAATATTATCTCTGCTGCAGCGGCTTTTACGCCGATCGGCAGCAGATCATATTTCTGGTCCTGTGTATTCGGAAATACCTCCATGGTCTGGCTTCTCTCACTTCTCAGTGCTCCTGTATGGGCCGGAGATGCGGAGGGGAGTTTCGTTTCCTGGCTGCTGGCAGGGTATCTTGCCTACTGTGCCATGCTGCTATTGTTCTTTGTGCAGCAGGAAGTAAGCAGCAGACGGATTCGAACGGTCAGGAAGCAGAGAATATCCTAA
- a CDS encoding EAL domain-containing protein, which produces MDPLEVIQKKEHAAAFYQPVISSDAHAVNGYEVLGMLKNKERTEPLGGFFRDPLVPAEYKWEIDQRIYEQAFSCYVNSPGAPFLFLNVHAGVLYELDVHEQFLAIIDSFKDQGLSKSKIVLQFRQNDFKGDPESFGHLLKFFTTSGLKVAIDDLGRHGSDLDLLSKLEPDLLKIDLMEIGNHESAFDYRNVLDALAVFSKKIGASLMFKGIEDFHHLYLAWRHGGQFMEGNYLMRPADKWVSPEAMTPSFKEKIKSFIVRENRRLQDQIAFVLEVDTKLIRLEKDLPLNAGKDHRAVQVAKALSAMAFRVYSCDRFGYQLTCNWIKDIQSGWTSQEEAKGKNWSWRSYFLENLAQMEGRKAGILSDMYRDIETNELIRTYSYPLGENEFIFIDLDPSFLYERDWLM; this is translated from the coding sequence ATGGATCCATTGGAAGTGATTCAGAAAAAAGAACACGCAGCAGCTTTTTATCAGCCTGTCATCAGCTCTGACGCTCATGCAGTTAATGGATATGAAGTGCTGGGAATGCTGAAAAACAAAGAGAGAACGGAGCCGCTGGGAGGTTTTTTCAGGGACCCTCTGGTGCCTGCTGAGTATAAGTGGGAAATTGACCAGAGAATCTATGAGCAGGCTTTTTCCTGTTATGTAAACAGTCCCGGCGCGCCTTTTCTGTTTTTAAATGTGCATGCCGGTGTGCTTTATGAGTTGGATGTCCATGAGCAGTTTCTGGCCATTATTGATTCCTTCAAAGACCAGGGGCTCAGTAAAAGTAAAATTGTGCTTCAGTTCAGGCAGAATGATTTCAAAGGAGATCCGGAAAGCTTTGGCCACCTGCTTAAGTTTTTTACGACGAGCGGGTTGAAAGTAGCCATCGATGATCTGGGAAGGCACGGAAGCGATCTTGACCTTCTGTCCAAGCTCGAACCCGACCTGCTGAAAATTGATCTCATGGAAATCGGAAATCATGAGTCTGCCTTTGATTACAGAAATGTGCTTGACGCGCTGGCCGTTTTTTCAAAGAAAATCGGTGCTTCGCTTATGTTTAAAGGAATTGAGGATTTTCATCATCTCTATCTTGCCTGGCGTCACGGAGGGCAGTTCATGGAAGGGAATTATCTGATGAGACCGGCGGATAAGTGGGTCAGTCCGGAAGCCATGACACCGTCATTTAAAGAAAAAATCAAATCTTTTATTGTTCGGGAAAACAGGCGGCTTCAGGACCAGATTGCTTTTGTACTGGAGGTGGACACCAAACTCATCCGCCTGGAAAAAGACCTTCCGCTAAATGCAGGTAAAGATCACCGGGCGGTCCAGGTGGCAAAAGCGCTCTCTGCTATGGCGTTTAGAGTGTACAGCTGCGATCGGTTCGGCTATCAGCTCACCTGTAACTGGATTAAGGACATCCAGTCGGGCTGGACTTCACAGGAAGAGGCAAAAGGAAAGAACTGGAGCTGGCGCTCTTATTTTCTTGAAAACCTTGCGCAGATGGAAGGACGCAAGGCAGGCATACTCTCTGACATGTACAGGGATATCGAAACCAATGAACTGATCAGAACCTATTCCTATCCTCTGGGAGAAAATGAATTTATTTTTATCGACCTTGATCCATCGTTTCTTTACGAGCGTGACTGGCTGATGTAA